A single Amphiura filiformis chromosome 8, Afil_fr2py, whole genome shotgun sequence DNA region contains:
- the LOC140158917 gene encoding protein sax-3-like, whose protein sequence is MEYPRLLQICIFFRVLLLSSAIIFRYGPTDTVMAVGKTAVLQCAVSYQNNHEIVSWFHVETNQILSHDDSVLAMEDRFSVIGNRDGKGEYYLTIRNVQRSDEGEYRCISGPEYRAAQLKVILPPPQDYPLCDVEPGPTANKPGDVTKLSCTSHGGHPPARLTWKRHDIIISPTIAHVNKLQRVVYEEDNGVPYVCYAASAALDYPRTCRVMVLNIPPTADIKPLEQEVRAGDTATFECFGYGMPEVTSYQWFVNYSPVKTSLIPRYSVDKTNQTLTISNVRRWEHGSLIICEVCIKSGLKGRGTARLNVHTTPVTVGNGKTKPKPTLAPTALPNVYPRPGRPIHPTGRIHSGITRNTGALIGSIVGTLLLLTIVLFLTCMVLRAKLNQMGVEIIPFCKGTNDKSPDGDNFPIYAQPNKIRKEKEAPPLPDAPRPLTRMATLPPRVANNPLEPIPKRKVKKHYSNYERIDLVPRRVSFLETKMTLIKKMI, encoded by the coding sequence ATGGAATATCCAAGACTACTGCAGATTTGTATTTTCTTTCGTGTACTTCTGTTATCTTCTGCTATAATATTTCGCTATGGACCTACAGATACAGTTATGGCAGTTGGAAAGACTGCTGTTTTACAATGTGCTGTTTCATATCAAAACAATCATGAAATAGTCTCCTGGTTTCACGTAGAAACTAATCAGATACTGAGCCACGATGATTCTGTTCTGGCTATGGAAGATCGTTTCTCTGTCATTGGTAATCGCGATGGAAAGGGAGAATATTATCTGACTATACGCAATGTTCAGCGTAGCGATGAAGGAGAATACCGATGCATCAGCGGTCCTGAGTATCGTGCGGCACAGCTTAAGGTAATCCTGCCACCGCCTCAAGATTACCCCTTGTGTGATGTCGAACCAGGCCCAACCGCCAATAAACCTGGAGACGTAACCAAGTTGTCTTGCACCTCACACGGAGGACATCCACCAGCAAGACTAACCTGGAAGCGGCATGACATTATCATCTCACCAACAATCGCGCACGTGAATAAACTTCAACGAGTTGTTTATGAAGAGGACAATGGCGTTCCGTACGTTTGCTATGCCGCATCTGCGGCTTTGGATTACCCTAGAACTTGTCGAGTGATGGTTTTAAATATACCTCCTACGGCAGACATTAAGCCGTTAGAACAGGAGGTACGTGCAGGAGACACGGCTACTTTTGAATGTTTTGGTTATGGTATGCCAGAAGTCACAAGTTATCAATGGTTTGTGAATTACTCCCCGGTCAAAACATCTTTAATCCCAAGATATTCTGTGGATAAGACAAATCAAACATTAACTATTAGTAATGTTCGTCGATGGGAACATGGTTCTTTGATTATCTGCGAAGTTTGTATTAAATCCGGATTAAAAGGAAGAGGTACTGCTAGACTTAATGTCCACACAACACCAGTAACAGTTGGTAATGGAAAAACAAAGCCAAAACCTACTCTTGCACCAACCGCACTCCCGAACGTCTACCCACGACCGGGACGTCCAATTCATCCAACAGGACGGATTCATTCCGGCATTACCCGTAATACAGGTGCTTTAATCGGTTCCATTGTTGGAACTCTCTTACTTCTCACCATTGTATTATTTCTCACTTGTATGGTATTGAGGGCAAAGTTAAACCAAATGGGAGTTGAGATCATACCATTTTGTAAAGGGACAAACGACAAATCTCCAGATGGCGATAATTTCCCTATTTATGCGCAACCAAATAAGATACGCAAAGAAAAAGAAGCCCCACCATTACCGGATGCGCCACGACCATTAACTCGAATGGCTACTCTTCCACCAAGAGTAGCTAACAACCCGCTGGAACCAATACCCAAAAGAAAAGTTAAGAAACACTATTCAAATTATGAAAGAATTGATCTTGTGCCGAGACGAGTAAGTTTTCTTGAAACCAAAATGACTTTGATCAAGAAAATGATATGA